The following coding sequences lie in one Flavobacterium sp. 20NA77.7 genomic window:
- the trmB gene encoding tRNA (guanosine(46)-N7)-methyltransferase TrmB has protein sequence MGSKNKLKRFNENENFHNVIQPTREEVVNQKLALKGNWNKTFFKNENPIVLELGCGKGEYTVGLAERYPNKNFIGIDIKGARFWRGAKTAVENSMNNVAFLRTQIELIEHCFAENEVSEIWITFPDPQIKYKRTKHRMTNTQFLQRYKKILAPSGLMHLKTDSEFMHGYTLGLLHGEGHEVLYANHNIYKNEGAPAVVTAIQTFYEKQYLEINKPITYIQFKIK, from the coding sequence GTGGGAAGTAAAAATAAACTGAAACGATTTAACGAAAACGAGAACTTTCATAACGTAATTCAACCAACTAGAGAAGAGGTTGTTAACCAAAAATTAGCTTTAAAAGGAAATTGGAATAAAACGTTTTTTAAAAACGAAAATCCTATTGTTTTAGAGTTGGGTTGTGGAAAAGGCGAATATACAGTAGGTTTAGCAGAACGTTATCCCAATAAGAATTTTATTGGTATTGATATCAAAGGCGCAAGATTTTGGCGAGGAGCTAAAACGGCCGTAGAAAACAGCATGAATAATGTGGCGTTTTTACGCACACAAATTGAATTAATTGAACATTGTTTTGCTGAAAACGAGGTGTCTGAAATTTGGATTACATTCCCAGATCCTCAAATTAAATATAAACGCACAAAGCACAGAATGACCAATACCCAATTTCTGCAACGCTACAAAAAAATTCTTGCCCCTAGTGGTTTAATGCACCTCAAAACAGATAGTGAGTTTATGCATGGCTATACCTTAGGATTGCTTCACGGAGAAGGGCATGAGGTGTTATATGCTAATCATAATATTTATAAAAATGAAGGTGCTCCCGCTGTAGTTACAGCCATTCAAACCTTTTATGAAAAGCAATATTTAGAAATCAACAAACCCATTACCTATATTCAGTTTAAGATAAAATAA
- a CDS encoding TonB-dependent receptor has product MKITHLLFGLLFMVLSYGQNNAKITGFVLDKDTKKPIELASVFLKGTSYKTDTDATGKYELLAKPGNFTLVVSFVGYKTQEKTVVLVAGQTQNFTCNLQENASKIDEVVVKVSVKKTNETALLKEQQKAVEIKQSIGAQEMSRKGISDVEEGLTKMSSITKVESRGIFVRGLEGRYTNLLLNGLATPTNNPFNKMIPLDLIPTDVVDVIDTYKTFSSNVYGDFAGATFNVQTTTKPAKPITKISAGIGYVTNNNLKDFYFTENSQKGFGYFGFESNYRNLPTYFGATPTSKSVDGAKAQKIFESSLAPVKSRSPLNSSYGILHGDKFNMGAAKLSYLFSLNFDNSYQYREGLRRTFQPGQYSQFSNNLLKKTFNYKTNSSAILGLNYSSEKLNVATNILYLKSSSSEISTSTGVLNAQVNTPNAFLYVNKYEQTDYINGQLMSEYKLSNDGNSKLKAGVSAVKTIYSLPDINSFSGIINPDQTISYRYGGNNFLRQYLNIDNNIFMSGYLEYNHSFGKDNKMIFGVNANENEISSSYRFLNLNQNTNYNTYTLNLENVNNQIMIDLNDADLNKRLFYIEQSAYNWKAKVKDRTIAAYGNFIYNINEKWNTNVGVRIESFNQTSFYKDGTASNKFKEVTTSKSYILPSLNVKYLLNDLTNLRFASSLTYTKPISMEGYPIQIVDPEGETIQGNTFLKNSQNFNVDFKYELFPTAAEMISLSAFGKKINNPIEKIYIASAGGPMISYTNSKEALLYGVEGEIKLDCKRISEKLSSLSIGFNGTLMQTQVTIADKITNPINGELMDNIENVFAKGENKRQLQGASNWLVNSDIKYAFNLSKKWNATISTVYNVFGKRIFSVGSNGLDHIYEMPVQKLDIVWSNKINDHIDFKLAADNILNPNVKLELGNESKNSFIENSKIYKDFKRGIGLSMSFSYTF; this is encoded by the coding sequence ATGAAAATTACACATTTACTTTTTGGGCTTTTATTTATGGTGTTAAGTTATGGGCAAAACAATGCTAAAATAACTGGTTTTGTTTTAGATAAAGACACTAAAAAACCTATTGAACTTGCTTCCGTTTTTTTAAAAGGGACAAGCTACAAAACAGATACAGATGCTACTGGGAAATATGAATTATTGGCAAAACCAGGAAACTTTACACTTGTAGTTTCATTTGTTGGATACAAAACACAAGAAAAAACAGTTGTATTAGTAGCTGGACAAACACAAAATTTTACATGTAATTTACAAGAAAACGCTTCAAAAATTGATGAGGTTGTAGTTAAAGTTTCTGTAAAGAAAACAAACGAAACTGCTTTGTTAAAAGAGCAGCAAAAAGCGGTTGAAATTAAACAAAGTATTGGCGCTCAGGAAATGTCAAGAAAAGGCATTAGTGATGTAGAAGAAGGATTAACCAAAATGTCTAGTATTACAAAAGTTGAATCTAGAGGTATATTTGTTAGGGGGCTAGAAGGAAGATATACAAATTTGTTACTAAACGGATTAGCCACACCTACAAATAACCCGTTTAACAAAATGATACCTTTAGATCTTATTCCAACAGATGTTGTTGATGTGATTGACACGTACAAAACATTTAGTAGCAATGTTTATGGAGATTTTGCCGGAGCTACTTTTAATGTTCAAACTACTACAAAACCTGCTAAACCTATTACAAAAATTTCGGCTGGAATAGGTTATGTTACAAATAATAATTTAAAAGATTTTTACTTTACCGAAAATTCTCAAAAAGGATTTGGATATTTTGGTTTTGAGTCAAATTATAGAAACTTACCTACTTATTTTGGCGCTACTCCTACTTCTAAAAGCGTTGACGGTGCAAAAGCTCAAAAAATATTTGAAAGCTCATTAGCTCCCGTAAAAAGTAGAAGTCCACTAAATTCTAGTTATGGTATATTACATGGTGATAAATTTAATATGGGTGCTGCAAAATTAAGTTATCTCTTTTCTTTAAATTTTGACAACAGCTATCAATATCGTGAGGGCTTAAGAAGAACTTTTCAACCTGGACAATATTCGCAGTTTAGCAACAATTTACTTAAAAAAACATTTAATTATAAAACAAATTCATCTGCAATTTTAGGATTAAACTATAGTTCTGAAAAATTAAATGTGGCAACAAATATTCTTTATTTAAAATCATCAAGTAGTGAAATATCTACCTCAACTGGCGTGCTAAATGCTCAAGTAAATACACCAAACGCGTTCCTTTATGTAAACAAGTATGAACAAACAGATTACATCAATGGGCAATTAATGAGTGAATATAAATTGTCAAATGATGGAAATTCAAAATTAAAAGCAGGTGTTTCAGCTGTAAAAACAATTTATAGTCTTCCTGATATTAATTCTTTTTCCGGAATTATTAATCCTGACCAAACAATATCGTACAGATATGGCGGAAATAATTTCTTAAGACAATATTTAAATATTGACAATAACATTTTTATGTCAGGTTATTTAGAATATAACCATTCTTTTGGAAAAGATAATAAAATGATTTTTGGGGTAAATGCTAACGAGAATGAAATTAGTTCAAGTTATCGTTTTTTAAATTTAAATCAAAACACAAATTACAATACATATACCTTAAATTTAGAAAATGTAAACAACCAAATCATGATTGATTTAAATGATGCTGATCTAAACAAAAGGTTATTCTACATAGAACAAAGTGCTTACAACTGGAAAGCAAAAGTAAAAGACAGAACAATAGCAGCATATGGAAATTTTATTTACAATATTAATGAAAAATGGAATACTAATGTGGGGGTTAGAATTGAATCATTTAATCAAACTTCTTTCTACAAAGACGGTACGGCATCAAATAAATTTAAAGAAGTAACTACTTCTAAATCTTATATTTTACCTTCATTAAACGTAAAATACCTACTTAATGATTTAACTAATTTAAGGTTTGCTTCTTCTCTTACTTACACGAAGCCTATTTCTATGGAAGGTTATCCTATACAAATTGTAGATCCTGAAGGCGAAACGATTCAAGGAAATACGTTCCTTAAAAATAGCCAAAATTTTAATGTCGATTTTAAATATGAATTATTCCCAACTGCAGCCGAAATGATAAGTCTATCAGCGTTTGGAAAAAAAATAAACAATCCTATTGAAAAAATATACATTGCTTCTGCAGGAGGGCCAATGATTTCATATACTAATTCAAAAGAAGCATTATTATATGGTGTAGAAGGTGAAATTAAATTAGACTGCAAAAGAATAAGTGAAAAATTATCAAGTCTTTCAATCGGTTTTAATGGCACACTTATGCAGACTCAAGTAACAATAGCTGACAAAATAACCAATCCTATTAATGGTGAATTAATGGATAATATTGAAAATGTTTTTGCAAAAGGTGAAAATAAAAGACAATTGCAAGGCGCTTCTAATTGGTTAGTCAATTCTGACATAAAATATGCTTTCAATTTATCTAAAAAATGGAATGCTACAATTTCAACCGTTTATAATGTTTTTGGAAAACGAATTTTCTCTGTTGGTTCAAATGGTTTAGATCACATCTATGAAATGCCTGTTCAAAAATTAGACATCGTATGGTCAAACAAAATTAATGACCATATAGATTTTAAACTAGCAGCAGACAATATTTTAAATCCGAATGTAAAATTAGAACTTGGCAATGAAAGTAAAAATAGCTTCATTGAAAATTCAAAAATTTATAAAGATTTTAAAAGGGGGATAGGTTTATCAATGAGCTTTTCATACACCTTTTAA
- a CDS encoding enoyl-CoA hydratase/isomerase family protein, translated as MSMKNILIEKEENVAIVTINRPTKLNALNKATIEELHHAFNELDNDKTIKAILVTGSGEKAFVAGADIAEFAHFSETEGKELAAKGQALLFDFVQNLGTPVIAAVNGFALGGGLELAMSCHFRIASTNAKMGLPEVTLGVIPGYGGTQRLAQLVGKGRAMELILTASMIDAETAKSYGLVNHVVTQEELLSFSKGIAIKIASNSSVAIAKAIASINANYTDGKNGYEVEISNFGACFATEDFKEGTTAFLEKRKANFPGN; from the coding sequence ATTAGTATGAAAAATATTTTAATTGAAAAAGAAGAAAATGTAGCTATTGTTACAATCAATAGACCTACAAAATTAAATGCATTAAATAAGGCTACAATTGAGGAGCTACATCATGCCTTTAACGAGTTAGATAACGACAAAACAATAAAAGCAATTCTTGTTACAGGAAGTGGCGAAAAAGCCTTTGTAGCAGGAGCAGATATTGCTGAATTTGCTCATTTTTCTGAAACAGAAGGAAAAGAATTAGCAGCAAAAGGTCAAGCATTGTTGTTTGATTTTGTTCAAAATTTAGGCACTCCGGTAATTGCAGCGGTTAATGGATTTGCTTTAGGTGGCGGTTTAGAATTAGCTATGTCTTGTCATTTTAGAATAGCTTCAACAAATGCAAAAATGGGGTTGCCTGAAGTTACTTTAGGGGTTATTCCTGGTTATGGAGGCACACAACGTTTAGCACAATTAGTTGGTAAAGGTCGTGCCATGGAATTAATCTTAACAGCATCAATGATTGATGCAGAAACAGCAAAGAGTTACGGTTTAGTTAACCATGTAGTGACTCAAGAAGAATTACTTTCTTTTTCAAAAGGCATAGCTATAAAAATAGCTTCTAATTCAAGTGTGGCTATTGCAAAAGCTATTGCTTCAATAAATGCAAATTATACAGATGGTAAAAATGGCTATGAAGTTGAAATTTCAAATTTTGGAGCTTGTTTTGCTACAGAAGATTTTAAAGAAGGAACAACAGCGTTTTTAGAAAAAAGGAAAGCGAATTTTCCTGGTAATTAA
- a CDS encoding NAD(P)/FAD-dependent oxidoreductase: MIETDILIIGAGPTGLFTVFEAGLLQLKCHIIDALPQPGGQLAELYPKKPIFDIPGYPSVLAGELVDNLMEQIKQFQPGFTLAETAETIDKLEDGTFIVTTNKGTKHHAKAVAIAGGLGTFEPRKPAIENIAFYEEKGVEYFVKNPEQFRAKDIVIAGGGDSALDWSIFLADVAKSVTLIHRRNEFRGALDSVEKVQELKKSGKINLITPAEVIAIQGENHVESITLDSDGKHHQIKTDYFIPLFGLTPKLGAIANWGLEIEKNAIKVNNALDYQTNIDGIYAIGDVNIYPGKLKLILCGFHEATLMCQSVYNRINPGKRYVLKYTTVSGVDGFDGTRKEAEKAVVKAIE; this comes from the coding sequence ATGATTGAAACAGATATTCTTATAATTGGTGCCGGACCAACAGGCTTATTCACTGTTTTTGAAGCCGGACTTTTACAATTAAAATGTCATATTATAGATGCTTTACCTCAACCAGGAGGTCAATTAGCAGAATTGTATCCTAAAAAACCTATATTTGATATTCCAGGTTATCCTTCTGTTTTAGCAGGAGAGTTAGTGGATAATTTAATGGAACAAATTAAGCAATTTCAACCTGGATTTACTTTGGCCGAAACTGCTGAAACAATAGACAAACTAGAAGACGGAACGTTTATTGTAACTACAAATAAAGGGACTAAACATCATGCTAAAGCAGTCGCTATTGCAGGAGGATTAGGTACTTTTGAACCTAGAAAACCAGCGATAGAAAACATTGCTTTTTATGAAGAAAAAGGAGTTGAATATTTTGTGAAAAATCCAGAACAGTTTAGAGCAAAAGACATTGTAATAGCTGGCGGGGGAGATTCAGCTTTAGATTGGAGTATTTTTTTAGCCGATGTAGCAAAATCAGTTACGTTAATTCATAGGAGAAATGAATTTAGAGGAGCGTTAGATTCTGTTGAAAAAGTTCAAGAATTAAAAAAATCGGGGAAAATAAATCTTATTACACCCGCCGAAGTCATTGCCATTCAAGGCGAAAACCACGTTGAAAGCATTACGTTAGATAGTGATGGCAAACACCATCAAATCAAAACAGATTATTTCATTCCGTTATTTGGGCTTACCCCAAAATTAGGCGCTATTGCTAATTGGGGTTTAGAAATTGAAAAAAATGCGATTAAGGTTAATAATGCATTGGATTATCAGACGAATATCGACGGAATTTATGCTATTGGCGACGTAAACATTTATCCAGGAAAATTAAAATTAATTTTATGTGGTTTTCACGAAGCTACATTAATGTGTCAAAGCGTTTACAATAGAATTAATCCAGGGAAAAGATACGTATTAAAATACACTACGGTTTCTGGAGTAGATGGTTTTGATGGTACAAGAAAAGAAGCAGAAAAAGCCGTTGTAAAAGCAATAGAATAA
- a CDS encoding MGMT family protein translates to MQADENFFQRVYAVARQIPEGKVTSYGAIAKALGTARSARMVGWAMNASHQLEDVPAHRVVNRKGLLSGKHHFQGTNLMQQLLENEGIKVVDNKIVDFEKHFWEPKM, encoded by the coding sequence ATGCAAGCAGATGAAAATTTTTTTCAAAGAGTATATGCTGTTGCCCGACAAATTCCCGAAGGCAAAGTAACCTCTTATGGCGCCATTGCCAAAGCTTTAGGAACAGCACGTTCGGCAAGAATGGTAGGCTGGGCCATGAATGCATCTCATCAATTAGAAGACGTTCCAGCGCATCGGGTAGTAAATAGAAAGGGACTTTTGTCTGGTAAGCATCATTTTCAAGGAACAAATTTGATGCAACAACTATTAGAAAATGAGGGTATAAAAGTAGTGGACAATAAAATTGTTGATTTTGAAAAACATTTTTGGGAACCTAAAATGTAG
- a CDS encoding sensor histidine kinase, whose translation MGLNFKKSYKFAFKSAVYITFFVTGFLSLYHFFITSLPFLFLYIAPLSVLLFTFFLLQYRVEVFIYKRIKKLYDEVSLLEATSLTNKTVTTDITSLTNDIRNFAKEKKIEIESLNIREEYRREFLGNVSHELKTPLFTVQGYLDTLIEGGAIKDKELRKKYIERASKGVERLINIVQNLDMITKFESNDLNLELTKFDIIAEIQNVFDLLEMKADKKNIMLMFDEKYTSPIYVYADKEKIQQVLTNLIMNSIKYGKDKGTTEVCVETIAKNKILVRIQDNGEGIDKQNVSRIFERFFRVDKSGARSEGGSGLGLAIVKHIIEAHQEKIFVQSTLTKGSEFSFTLPKSK comes from the coding sequence ATGGGTTTAAATTTTAAAAAATCATATAAATTTGCTTTTAAATCTGCTGTTTACATTACTTTTTTTGTAACAGGCTTTTTAAGTTTATATCATTTTTTTATAACAAGTTTACCATTTTTGTTTTTGTATATAGCGCCTTTAAGCGTGCTATTATTTACTTTTTTTTTATTACAATATAGAGTTGAAGTGTTTATTTATAAACGCATCAAAAAATTATATGACGAAGTTTCCTTGTTAGAAGCAACATCCTTAACAAACAAAACAGTTACAACAGATATTACTTCTTTAACAAATGACATAAGAAATTTTGCTAAAGAAAAGAAAATAGAAATAGAATCTTTAAATATTCGCGAAGAATACCGCAGAGAATTCTTAGGAAATGTTTCTCACGAATTAAAAACGCCTCTTTTTACCGTTCAAGGCTATTTAGATACACTTATTGAGGGTGGTGCAATAAAAGATAAAGAATTAAGAAAAAAATACATTGAACGCGCATCAAAAGGGGTAGAACGCTTGATAAATATTGTTCAGAATTTAGACATGATAACAAAGTTTGAATCAAATGATTTGAATCTTGAACTTACAAAATTTGATATTATCGCTGAAATTCAAAACGTTTTTGATTTACTTGAAATGAAGGCAGATAAAAAAAATATCATGTTAATGTTTGATGAAAAATATACCTCACCTATATATGTTTATGCCGATAAAGAAAAAATTCAGCAAGTTCTAACAAATTTAATCATGAATTCGATTAAATACGGTAAGGATAAGGGTACTACAGAAGTTTGCGTGGAAACCATAGCTAAGAATAAAATATTAGTTCGTATCCAAGATAACGGTGAAGGCATTGATAAACAAAATGTCTCTCGTATTTTTGAACGTTTTTTTAGAGTAGATAAAAGTGGTGCGCGCTCAGAAGGCGGTAGTGGTTTAGGTTTAGCTATTGTTAAACACATTATCGAAGCGCATCAAGAAAAAATCTTTGTTCAAAGTACACTAACAAAAGGATCTGAATTTTCTTTTACACTTCCGAAAAGCAAATAA
- a CDS encoding response regulator transcription factor has translation MKKKDIKILLVDDEPDILEIVGYNLSQAGYQIATATNGKEAIKQAKKIIPHLIIMDVMMPEMDGMEACEHIREIPELKDVIITFLTARSEDYSQVAGFEVGADDYIAKPIKPKLLISKVKGLLRRLKEDEPLEPSSSINIGDLIINREEYKIVYSGKTIILPRKEFELLYLLASKPGKVFTRTEILDKVWGNEVIVGGRTIDVHIRKLREKIDDELFKTIKGVGYKMEL, from the coding sequence ATGAAGAAAAAAGACATCAAAATATTATTGGTTGACGACGAACCCGATATTTTAGAAATTGTTGGTTATAATCTTTCTCAAGCAGGCTATCAAATAGCCACAGCTACTAATGGTAAAGAAGCAATTAAACAAGCTAAAAAAATCATCCCTCATTTGATTATTATGGATGTCATGATGCCCGAAATGGATGGCATGGAAGCTTGTGAACATATAAGAGAAATCCCAGAATTAAAAGACGTAATCATTACTTTTTTAACGGCTAGAAGTGAAGATTATTCACAAGTGGCAGGGTTTGAAGTAGGGGCGGATGATTATATTGCAAAACCTATAAAACCTAAATTACTAATAAGTAAAGTAAAAGGATTGTTAAGGAGGTTAAAAGAAGATGAGCCTTTAGAACCCAGTTCCTCAATTAATATAGGTGATTTAATTATCAATAGAGAAGAATATAAAATTGTATATAGCGGAAAAACGATTATTTTACCAAGAAAGGAATTTGAATTATTATATTTGTTAGCTTCTAAGCCAGGAAAAGTATTTACTAGAACAGAAATTTTAGATAAAGTTTGGGGAAATGAAGTAATCGTAGGCGGTAGAACTATTGATGTTCACATTAGAAAATTAAGAGAAAAAATTGATGACGAACTCTTTAAAACTATAAAAGGAGTTGGGTATAAAATGGAGTTATAA
- a CDS encoding NifU family protein, producing the protein MTTEEIKQNVEKALDEIRPFLNSDGGNISLIEIIDDIHVKVRLEGACTNCGFSMSTMKAGVETTIKKYVPQIETVENVA; encoded by the coding sequence ATGACAACAGAAGAAATTAAACAAAATGTTGAAAAAGCACTAGACGAAATCCGCCCATTTTTAAATTCAGATGGAGGAAATATTTCTTTAATTGAAATTATTGATGATATACACGTAAAAGTACGTTTAGAAGGAGCGTGTACAAATTGTGGTTTTAGCATGAGTACCATGAAAGCAGGTGTAGAAACAACAATAAAAAAATATGTTCCACAAATTGAAACAGTAGAAAACGTAGCTTAA
- a CDS encoding Mrp/NBP35 family ATP-binding protein, which produces MKLDRKEILAALETISIAGEGKNMVESGAIQNVLTFGDEVVVELVLSNPALHIKKRAEVDIIKVIHEKVYEKAKVKVNIKVTTPEKEDAPTIKGKAIPGISNIIAVSSGKGGVGKSTITANLAVSLAKMGFKVGVLDADIYGPSMPIMFDVENAKPISVEVDGKSKMQPIQSYGVEILSIGFFTKPDQAVIWRGPMASKALNQMIFDANWGEIDFMLIDLPPGTGDIHLSIMQSLPITGAVVVSTPQAVALADAKKGVSMFLSDAIQVPVLGIVENMAYFTPEELPTHKYYIFGKEGARNLAADLEVPFLGEIPLVQGIREAGDFGRPAAMQEDTPLAKAFEDLARSVVQETVNRNEHLPPTEAVKITTMAGCSAVKK; this is translated from the coding sequence ATGAAACTAGACAGAAAGGAAATCTTAGCAGCATTAGAAACTATTTCTATTGCTGGCGAAGGAAAAAATATGGTGGAAAGTGGAGCCATTCAAAATGTACTAACTTTTGGAGACGAAGTGGTTGTTGAGCTTGTTTTGTCTAACCCTGCGCTACACATAAAAAAACGCGCTGAAGTTGATATTATAAAGGTTATACACGAAAAAGTGTACGAAAAAGCAAAAGTAAAAGTAAACATAAAAGTAACTACTCCCGAAAAAGAAGATGCACCAACTATTAAAGGAAAAGCTATACCCGGGATAAGCAATATTATTGCAGTTTCTTCTGGAAAAGGAGGGGTAGGAAAATCGACCATTACAGCAAATTTAGCTGTTTCATTAGCTAAAATGGGTTTTAAGGTAGGTGTTCTAGATGCAGATATTTACGGTCCGTCTATGCCTATCATGTTTGATGTAGAAAATGCTAAACCCATATCGGTTGAGGTAGATGGAAAATCTAAAATGCAACCCATTCAAAGTTATGGTGTAGAAATTTTATCTATTGGCTTTTTTACTAAACCCGATCAAGCTGTAATTTGGAGAGGACCTATGGCTTCAAAAGCATTAAATCAAATGATTTTTGATGCAAATTGGGGTGAAATAGATTTTATGCTGATTGATTTACCACCAGGTACCGGAGACATTCATTTGTCAATTATGCAATCCTTACCCATTACGGGAGCAGTTGTAGTTAGTACGCCTCAAGCTGTAGCCTTGGCAGATGCAAAAAAAGGCGTTTCAATGTTTCTGTCTGATGCCATTCAAGTACCTGTATTAGGAATAGTTGAAAACATGGCTTATTTTACTCCCGAAGAATTACCAACTCATAAATATTATATTTTCGGTAAAGAAGGTGCTCGAAATTTAGCCGCAGATTTAGAGGTGCCATTTTTAGGTGAAATCCCATTAGTTCAAGGAATAAGAGAAGCAGGAGATTTTGGAAGACCTGCTGCAATGCAAGAAGATACACCTTTAGCTAAAGCATTTGAAGATTTGGCCAGAAGTGTAGTACAAGAAACCGTAAATAGAAACGAACACTTGCCGCCTACAGAGGCTGTAAAAATTACAACTATGGCAGGCTGTTCGGCTGTAAAAAAATAG
- a CDS encoding lipoprotein signal peptidase translates to MSIKKAYLFVFLILLIDQASKVYVKTNFKMFDEVTVFDWFQIKFIENEGMAWGIELPGDYGKLFLTLFRIVAVGGIIWWLWDSVKKNASNYLRVAIVLILAGAIGNIIDSVFYGVIFNESTTQQVATIFSDQPYGTAFHGKVVDMFYFPIWRGVLPSWIPIWGGQEASFFNAIFNVADFAISTGFGILLVFNKKCFQS, encoded by the coding sequence ATGAGCATTAAAAAAGCCTATTTATTTGTCTTCCTAATTTTACTAATTGATCAAGCAAGTAAAGTATATGTAAAAACAAACTTTAAAATGTTTGATGAGGTAACCGTTTTTGATTGGTTTCAAATCAAATTTATTGAAAATGAAGGGATGGCTTGGGGAATTGAATTACCAGGCGATTATGGCAAATTGTTTTTAACCCTTTTCCGAATTGTAGCAGTAGGCGGAATCATTTGGTGGCTTTGGGACAGTGTGAAGAAAAATGCGTCTAATTATTTACGTGTAGCTATTGTTCTCATTTTGGCAGGTGCAATAGGCAATATTATTGACTCTGTTTTTTATGGTGTTATTTTTAATGAAAGTACAACTCAACAAGTCGCTACAATTTTTAGCGACCAACCTTACGGAACGGCTTTTCATGGAAAAGTAGTTGACATGTTTTACTTTCCTATCTGGCGAGGTGTTTTGCCAAGTTGGATTCCTATTTGGGGCGGACAAGAAGCTTCTTTTTTTAATGCCATATTCAACGTAGCTGATTTTGCTATTTCAACAGGTTTCGGAATTTTATTAGTCTTTAATAAAAAATGTTTTCAATCATAA
- a CDS encoding 2Fe-2S iron-sulfur cluster-binding protein: MPQDVTIFITDRNGVRHEVLAPTDMSMNVMELIRSYELAEEGTLGICGGMAMCASCQCYVLNDVIPLDRNDDEEAMLADAYHVKPNSRLGCQILIAEDLEGLELEIAPEQ, encoded by the coding sequence ATGCCACAAGACGTAACTATTTTTATAACCGACAGAAACGGAGTGCGACATGAAGTACTGGCTCCAACAGATATGAGCATGAATGTAATGGAACTTATCCGTTCTTATGAATTGGCGGAAGAAGGAACACTAGGTATTTGTGGAGGAATGGCCATGTGTGCGTCTTGTCAATGTTATGTTTTAAATGATGTGATACCATTAGACAGAAATGATGACGAAGAAGCCATGTTAGCAGATGCTTACCACGTGAAACCGAATAGTCGATTAGGATGTCAGATTTTGATTGCGGAGGACTTAGAAGGATTAGAATTAGAAATAGCACCAGAACAATAA